A stretch of the Nitratifractor salsuginis DSM 16511 genome encodes the following:
- a CDS encoding fumarate reductase iron-sulfur subunit: MPKTKIITSDQSEGRELTFEILKYNPTDPESKPHLATYKIRETPGMTLFVALNMIREDLDPDLAFDFVCRAGICGSCGMMVNGKPLLACRTRTADYPEGKIRLMPMPAFELIKDLSVITGQWMDRMSRRVESWVHKQEERNYSRIEAPVEPDRADATFELDRCIECGICVAACATALMRPDFVGAVGLNRIARFEADPHDERNDADFYELVGDDAGIFGCMSLLSCEDHCPKNLPLQEKIAYMRRKLASVK, from the coding sequence ATGCCTAAGACCAAGATCATAACGAGCGATCAGAGCGAGGGGCGGGAGCTGACCTTTGAAATATTGAAATACAACCCCACCGATCCCGAGTCCAAGCCTCATCTGGCTACCTACAAGATCCGGGAAACCCCCGGGATGACCCTTTTCGTGGCCCTGAATATGATCCGGGAGGATCTGGACCCGGACCTGGCTTTCGACTTTGTCTGCCGGGCGGGCATCTGCGGCAGTTGCGGGATGATGGTCAATGGCAAACCACTGCTCGCCTGCCGGACCCGCACCGCCGACTACCCGGAGGGGAAGATCCGCCTGATGCCGATGCCGGCTTTCGAGCTCATCAAAGATCTCTCGGTGATCACCGGGCAATGGATGGATCGGATGAGCCGCCGGGTGGAGAGCTGGGTCCATAAGCAGGAGGAGCGAAACTACAGTCGCATCGAAGCTCCGGTGGAGCCCGATCGCGCCGATGCCACCTTCGAATTGGACCGCTGTATCGAGTGCGGGATCTGCGTGGCCGCTTGCGCCACGGCGCTGATGCGGCCGGATTTCGTAGGCGCGGTGGGGCTCAATCGGATCGCCCGCTTCGAGGCCGACCCCCACGACGAGCGCAATGATGCAGACTTCTATGAACTGGTGGGGGATGATGCGGGGATCTTCGGCTGTATGAGCCTTCTCTCCTGTGAAGACCACTGTCCGAAGAATCTGCCGCTGCAGGAGAAGATCGCCTATATGCGGCGAAAACTGGCTTCGGTGAAATAG
- a CDS encoding fumarate reductase flavoprotein subunit has product MKIHYCDALVIGGGLAGLRVAVQTQEKGLNTIVLSLVPVKRSHSAAAQGGMQSSLANTVMGEGDNEDVHFADTVKGSDWGCDQVVARMFVTTAPKATRQLAEWGVPWTRVRKGPREVVINAQRTTIVEKEEAHGLINARDFGGTKKWRTCYTADATGHTMLYGVANRAIRDEVEIHERKELLRLIVEEGRCYGGIVRDLISGEIEAYVAKATCIATGGWGRIYRTTTNAVICEGTGQAAVLETGLAALGNPEAVQFHPTPIVPSGILLTEGCRGDGGVLRDVDGHRFMPDYEPEKKDLASRDVVSRRMMEHIRKGKGVSSPFGEHLWLDISILGREHIEKNLRDVREIAMTFNGIDPADPGPKGWLPVRPAQHYSMGGIHTKPTGESPDIAGLFSCGEAACWDLHGFNRLGGNSVAETVVSGMIVGSYMADYCRREELRINTRLVRESMEREEAQMRSILARPERNGMSIFDIKRRMQVIMDEKVGIFRSGDTLQEAVDELQELLKISQKVSVRYKCPKANPELEQAYRVPRMLKIAISVAYGALLRTESRGAHYREDYTKRDDLHWLKRTLVRWRDPEATLPEVDYEALEIMKMEMPPAFRGYGRKGQIIENPLSAKRQEEVEAIRKRLEAEGKDRFEIQEALMPFELPEDYKAKNERLGVGYA; this is encoded by the coding sequence ATGAAGATCCATTACTGTGACGCCCTGGTGATCGGGGGGGGATTGGCAGGGCTGCGGGTGGCGGTGCAGACGCAGGAAAAGGGGCTCAATACCATCGTCCTCTCCCTGGTCCCCGTCAAACGCTCCCACTCCGCCGCCGCGCAGGGGGGAATGCAATCGAGCCTGGCCAATACCGTGATGGGCGAGGGGGACAACGAGGATGTCCACTTCGCCGATACGGTCAAAGGGAGCGACTGGGGCTGCGATCAGGTCGTCGCGCGGATGTTCGTCACCACCGCCCCCAAGGCGACCCGTCAGCTGGCGGAGTGGGGGGTGCCCTGGACCCGGGTGCGCAAAGGCCCCAGGGAAGTGGTCATCAATGCCCAGCGCACTACGATCGTGGAGAAGGAAGAGGCCCACGGCCTGATCAACGCCCGGGATTTCGGCGGGACCAAGAAGTGGCGCACCTGCTATACCGCCGACGCGACGGGGCATACGATGCTCTACGGGGTGGCCAACCGGGCGATCCGGGATGAGGTGGAGATCCACGAGCGCAAGGAACTGCTGCGCCTGATCGTGGAGGAGGGGCGCTGCTACGGAGGGATCGTGAGGGATCTTATCAGCGGGGAGATCGAAGCCTATGTGGCCAAGGCGACCTGCATCGCCACCGGAGGCTGGGGGCGGATCTACCGCACCACCACCAACGCGGTCATCTGTGAGGGGACCGGCCAGGCGGCAGTGCTGGAGACGGGTCTGGCGGCCCTGGGCAACCCCGAGGCGGTGCAGTTTCACCCCACCCCCATCGTCCCGTCGGGCATTCTGCTCACCGAAGGGTGCCGGGGGGACGGCGGGGTGCTGCGGGATGTGGATGGCCACCGCTTTATGCCCGATTACGAACCGGAGAAGAAGGATCTGGCCAGCCGCGATGTGGTGAGTCGGCGGATGATGGAGCATATCCGCAAGGGCAAGGGGGTCTCTTCGCCTTTCGGGGAGCATCTCTGGCTGGATATCTCCATCCTGGGGCGGGAGCATATCGAAAAGAACCTCCGGGATGTCCGGGAGATCGCGATGACCTTCAACGGCATCGACCCCGCCGACCCCGGCCCCAAGGGGTGGCTGCCGGTGCGCCCGGCCCAACACTACAGTATGGGGGGCATCCACACTAAACCCACCGGAGAGAGCCCCGATATCGCCGGGCTCTTCTCCTGCGGGGAAGCGGCCTGCTGGGATCTGCACGGCTTCAACCGCCTGGGGGGCAATTCCGTGGCGGAGACGGTGGTCTCGGGAATGATCGTCGGCAGCTATATGGCCGACTATTGCCGCCGAGAAGAGCTGCGGATCAATACCCGGCTGGTCCGAGAGTCTATGGAGCGGGAAGAGGCGCAGATGCGTTCGATCCTGGCACGCCCGGAGCGGAACGGGATGAGCATCTTCGATATCAAAAGAAGAATGCAGGTCATTATGGATGAAAAAGTGGGGATCTTCCGCAGTGGCGATACGCTCCAAGAGGCGGTGGATGAGCTGCAGGAGCTGCTCAAAATAAGTCAAAAGGTATCGGTGCGTTACAAATGCCCCAAAGCCAATCCCGAGCTGGAACAGGCTTACCGGGTCCCCAGGATGCTCAAGATCGCCATCAGCGTCGCCTACGGAGCGCTGCTGCGCACGGAGAGCCGCGGGGCCCACTACCGGGAGGATTACACCAAGCGTGACGATCTCCATTGGCTCAAACGGACCCTGGTGCGCTGGAGGGATCCCGAAGCGACCCTTCCCGAGGTGGACTATGAAGCTCTGGAGATTATGAAAATGGAGATGCCCCCCGCCTTCCGGGGCTACGGGCGCAAGGGGCAGATCATCGAAAATCCCCTCTCGGCCAAGCGTCAGGAGGAGGTGGAAGCCATCCGCAAGAGACTGGAGGCCGAAGGGAAAGATCGCTTCGAAATTCAGGAGGCGCTGATGCCCTTCGAGCTGCCGGAAGATTACAAAGCCAAAAACGAACGCCTGGGGGTGGGATATGCCTAA
- a CDS encoding fumarate reductase cytochrome b subunit: MSDLIEGYLGKRADGTKSRMPALLDRWQSITGLILGLFIIGHMFFTSSILLGKEAMYKETKLFEGSLFLEKPEPALVSIAAALIFLVFIVHAGLAMRKFPYKYREYKMLKTHAAHMGHTDTILWMLQAGTGFAMFFLGSAHLWTMVAIPDKIGPYASADRIYSEHYGVLYALLIAAVVIHAMVGLYRLSVKWGIAVGPRPRAGRRRNKKMMWGAILFFSLMAYAALATYWQIGREHRGSYGERYTPSAMQNRGDVL, encoded by the coding sequence GTGAGCGATCTGATCGAAGGGTATCTGGGTAAGAGGGCGGATGGGACCAAAAGCCGTATGCCGGCGCTGCTGGACCGGTGGCAGAGTATCACGGGATTGATCCTGGGGCTTTTCATCATCGGGCATATGTTTTTCACGTCGTCGATCCTCCTGGGCAAAGAGGCGATGTACAAAGAGACGAAGCTCTTCGAGGGGAGTCTCTTCCTGGAAAAACCCGAACCGGCACTGGTGTCGATCGCCGCTGCCTTGATCTTTCTCGTTTTCATCGTCCACGCAGGTTTGGCGATGCGCAAATTCCCCTACAAATACCGCGAATACAAGATGCTCAAGACCCACGCCGCCCATATGGGGCATACCGATACGATTCTGTGGATGCTTCAGGCCGGGACAGGTTTCGCTATGTTTTTCCTCGGTTCGGCCCATCTCTGGACGATGGTGGCGATCCCCGACAAGATCGGCCCCTACGCTTCGGCGGACCGGATATACAGTGAACATTACGGAGTGCTTTATGCCCTGCTGATCGCTGCGGTGGTGATCCACGCGATGGTGGGTCTCTACCGCTTGAGCGTCAAATGGGGCATCGCCGTAGGCCCCCGGCCCAGAGCGGGGCGACGACGCAACAAAAAGATGATGTGGGGAGCGATCCTCTTCTTTTCCCTGATGGCCTATGCCGCGCTGGCGACCTATTGGCAGATCGGCCGGGAGCATCGGGGAAGCTACGGAGAGCGTTACACCCCATCCGCGATGCAGAATAGGGGAGATGTATTATGA
- a CDS encoding glutamate--tRNA ligase, with the protein MLRFAPPLDRDLNVNDLRIALINYIVSRQRNEGFILRFEDLDRTRNIEGKEQEHERLLQKFALQPDQTVYQSGHPARYQRLALQLLESKKAFLCICREEDLQQERREAARQNLPHSYRGHCLDLPPEEITRIKEEQIPFTIRLRKPARPVTFTDLLLGEQQSEPHEVDHFLLQRADGTPTEDFATAVDDLMEGVTLVIRDEGHLTPHTAREIYLREALGMESQIAYLHPPTLRDAEGKRLSPHDRSATLFHLLEEGFLPDAIINYLLTLGIDAPGEIFTLPEAVEWFDPKLLIAEPARFDIQELRRINREHLQRMDDLALSRIFRFADRDIGRLAKLYLDECATVKELDERISAIFSPKRCDGPQGERMRKLSELIRRAPMIESYEDFEAYLTAQSALEGEELRTPLRLLITGSPKGPKLDKIYETINPYITEVAKCQP; encoded by the coding sequence ATGTTACGCTTTGCACCTCCCCTTGACAGGGATCTCAATGTCAACGATCTGCGGATCGCCCTGATCAACTATATCGTCTCCCGACAGCGCAATGAGGGTTTCATCCTCCGCTTCGAGGATCTGGACAGAACCCGGAACATCGAAGGCAAAGAGCAGGAACACGAACGCCTCCTACAAAAGTTCGCCCTGCAGCCCGATCAAACGGTTTACCAGAGCGGCCACCCGGCCCGCTATCAGCGTCTGGCCCTTCAGTTGCTTGAATCGAAAAAGGCCTTTCTCTGTATCTGCCGCGAAGAGGATCTGCAACAGGAGCGCCGGGAAGCGGCCCGGCAAAACCTTCCCCATAGCTACAGAGGGCACTGCCTGGATCTTCCTCCCGAAGAGATCACCCGCATCAAAGAGGAACAAATCCCCTTCACGATCCGACTGCGCAAACCTGCCCGGCCCGTCACATTCACTGACCTTTTACTCGGAGAGCAGCAAAGCGAGCCCCACGAAGTCGACCACTTTCTCCTCCAGCGTGCTGACGGAACCCCCACGGAGGATTTCGCCACGGCCGTGGACGATCTGATGGAGGGGGTCACCCTGGTGATCCGCGATGAGGGGCATCTGACCCCCCATACCGCCCGGGAGATTTACCTGCGTGAAGCATTGGGAATGGAAAGTCAGATCGCCTACCTCCATCCGCCCACCCTTCGCGATGCGGAGGGCAAAAGGCTCTCCCCCCACGACCGGAGCGCAACCCTCTTCCATCTGCTCGAAGAGGGCTTCCTCCCTGACGCCATCATCAATTACCTCCTGACCCTGGGGATCGACGCTCCCGGGGAGATCTTCACCCTCCCCGAAGCGGTGGAGTGGTTCGATCCCAAACTCCTCATAGCGGAGCCGGCCCGCTTCGACATACAAGAGCTTCGGCGCATCAACCGTGAGCATCTGCAGCGAATGGACGACCTGGCCCTCTCCCGCATCTTCCGCTTCGCCGACCGGGACATCGGGCGTCTGGCGAAGCTCTACCTGGATGAGTGTGCCACCGTCAAGGAGCTGGATGAACGCATCAGTGCGATCTTTTCCCCAAAAAGATGCGATGGACCCCAGGGAGAAAGGATGCGGAAGCTCTCGGAGCTGATCCGGCGTGCTCCCATGATCGAAAGCTACGAAGATTTCGAAGCCTACCTGACGGCCCAGAGCGCTCTGGAGGGGGAAGAGCTTCGCACACCCCTGCGCCTGCTCATCACCGGTTCGCCAAAGGGCCCGAAACTGGATAAAATCTATGAAACTATAAATCCCTACATCACGGAGGTCGCGAAATGTCAGCCCTGA